A DNA window from Helianthus annuus cultivar XRQ/B chromosome 15, HanXRQr2.0-SUNRISE, whole genome shotgun sequence contains the following coding sequences:
- the LOC110906561 gene encoding probable xyloglucan endotransglucosylase/hydrolase protein 33: MAFLQEKFLLLCLVTFSSLFLEVSSRGAVYRPPNVERLTDRFPRIPFTQGMSTLFGESNVHLKSNGSYADIILDKTSGSGLISKNRYYHGFFSASIKLPAGFTSGVVLAFYMSNADQFAHNHDEIDFELLGFAKRRQWVLQTNMYGNGSVKTGREEKVYLWFDPTQQFHQYTILWNKHHIVFLVDNIPIREVIYNQAVSSVYPSKPMSLYATIWDASEWATSGGKYPVNYKYAPFVASLADLEIVGCSIQKTNATNNGSICSKNATLSSSDPVDGEEYARLSKQQMAGLNWVRGKHMYYSYCKDRARYKVMPAECN, encoded by the exons ATGGCTTTTCTTCAAGAAAAGTTTCTTCTTTTGTGTCTTGTTACCTTTAGCAGTTTGTTCTTAGAAGTTTCGTCTCGAGGTGCAGTTTATCGGCCACCAAACGTAGAGCGGTTGACAGACCGTTTCCCTCGTATACCGTTCACCCAGGGGATGTCCACATTGTTTGGAGAATCGAATGTTCATTTGAAAAGCAATGGATCATATGCTGATATTATCTTAGATAAAACTTCAG GTTCTGGATTGATTTCGAAAAATAGATACTACCATGGATTCTTCAGCGCTTCAATTAAGTTGCCAGCCGGTTTTACTTCAGGAGTAGTACTAGCTTTCTAT ATGTCAAATGCAGATCAATTTGCGCATAATCATGACGAGATCGACTTTGAATTGCTCGGATTTGCGAAAAGAAGGCAATGGGTTCTTCAAACAAATATGTATGGAAATGGTAGTGTTAAAACTGGAAGAGAAGAAAAAGTTTATCTATGGTTTGATCCAACACAACAGTTTCATCAATACACCATCCTTTGGAACAAACACCATATTGT GTTTCTAGTAGACAACATACCCATACGAGAGGTGATCTACAATCAAGCGGTTTCATCAGTGTACCCGTCAAAGCCAATGTCGCTATACGCAACCATATGGGATGCTTCAGAATGGGCCACGAGTGGAGGAAAGTACCCGGTGAACTATAAATATGCACCGTTTGTGGCATCGTTGGCTGATCTAGAAATCGTAGGTTGTTCGATACAGAAAACGAACGCGACAAACAATGGTTCTATATGTTCTAAAAACGCAACCCTTTCGAGCTCGGATCCTGTGGATGGAGAAGAGTATGCAAGGCTATCAAAGCAACAAATGGCTGGTCTAAACTGGGTTAGGGGTAAACATATGTATTACTCGTATTGTAAAGATAGAGCAAGATATAAGGTGATGCCAGCTGAGTGCAATTAA
- the LOC110897820 gene encoding uncharacterized protein LOC110897820 yields the protein MSRRLFTRIADDLAGLDPFFTQRPDARNYERFTTLQKCTAAIRQLAYGTVADALDEYLQMSARTTRECLYRFCHNMVKLYSKRYLRKPNAYDVQQLYQAHEARHGFPGMLGSIDCMHWAWHNCPTAWRGQYTRGDHGHPTLILEAVASQDLWIWHSFFGLPGSLNGLNVLYQSTIFSDVVNGIGPDTRFTVSGVEYRRGYYLTDGIYPSWATIDLVEHIWNNVNIGDGDGDGDEEEDE from the exons ATGAGTCGTCGGTTATTCACACGGATTGCTGATGATTTGGCGGGGCTAGACCCGTTTTTCACGCAACGACCCGATGCTCGGAATTATGAAAGGTTCACCACGTTACAAAAGTGTACtgcggccattcgccaactggcGTACGGGACAGTGGCCGACGCTTTGGACGAGTACTTACAGATGTCGGCAAGAACTACGCGGGAATGTTTGTATCGGTTTTGCCATAATATGGTGAAACTGTATAGCAAAAGATATTTGCGGAAACCAAACGCGTATGATGTTCAACAGTTGTACCAAGCTCATGAAGCAAGGCACGGGTTTCCGGGAATGCTTGGTAGCATTGATTGTATGCATTGGGCGTGGCATAACTGCCCGACTGCGTGGCGAGGCCAATACACGCGAGGTGATCACGGCCATCCAACCTTAATACTTGAGGCCGTGGCGTCACAAGATTTGTGGATCTGGCATTCTTTCTTTGGGCTCCCTGGTTCACTCAACGGCCTCAACGTGTTATACCAATCGACGATCTTTAGCGATGTCGTTAATGGAATCGGTCCGGACACCCGTTTTACAGTTTCAGGGGTTGAGTATagacgcgggtattatcttactgacGGAATATATCCGTCTTGGGCTACAATT GATTTGGTAGAACATATATGGAACAACGTAAACATCGGGGACGGTGACGGAGACGGAGACGAAGAGGAAGacgagtag